In the genome of Ancylomarina subtilis, one region contains:
- a CDS encoding Lrp/AsnC ligand binding domain-containing protein: protein MKVQIDDVDQKILSYLIKNARIPFLEIARECGISGAAIHQRVKKLEDAGIIDGSRFIVKPRALGYEVCAYVGIFLDHAHQYKQVVGRIEAIPEIIECHFTTGNFTFLVKMLCRDNQHLMDVLINTLQNVPGVSKTETFISLDQIIDREIRL from the coding sequence ATGAAGGTTCAAATTGATGATGTTGATCAGAAAATATTATCCTATCTGATAAAGAATGCGCGCATTCCTTTTTTAGAGATTGCACGTGAGTGTGGTATTTCCGGTGCTGCGATTCACCAGAGAGTAAAAAAACTCGAAGATGCTGGAATTATTGATGGATCGAGATTCATTGTGAAACCAAGGGCTTTAGGGTATGAAGTTTGTGCTTATGTCGGGATTTTTCTCGATCATGCTCATCAGTATAAGCAAGTCGTTGGCCGTATCGAAGCTATACCTGAAATTATTGAATGTCATTTTACGACGGGTAATTTCACATTTCTGGTTAAAATGCTCTGTCGCGACAACCAGCACCTTATGGATGTGTTGATTAATACCCTTCAGAATGTTCCTGGGGTTTCTAAGACCGAAACATTTATCTCGTTGGATCAAATTATTGACAGGGAGATTCGTTTGTAG
- a CDS encoding DUF5103 domain-containing protein, translating into MFRFLSKVFFISYFCISYCLSAFGSEGISIYKNEIKKVSIHTVQCFPMGWEMSPPIIELKGENQLQFSFDEIGRDIQDYSYRIIHCDADWKSSGLSEFDYLEGFSENQIQTYEFSFNTNVDYVHYSLKLPNDDVNLKLSGNYILEVYQDFDTENVVLRQRFMLLDSKVELKGKVKHPISMDLRKTHQEVLFSILHPGFMIDNPQSDLTVILRQNDRSDGSQMKVQPVFIRKDEMVFDNNMAYVFPGNNEFHYFDLKSFRYQSIYIRSIENIDNETVVNLSPGKLRQFDPYIYRRDNNGISVVSVDERKEPSTEADYARVVFTLPFKNELKHGDMYVYGAFNNWECNENNRMVYDYDLRAYQKSIYLKQGYYNYAYALLEKGASQPDLSYIEGSHWQTENDYMIYVYYHDIAKNYDRLIGYETLNSTKNF; encoded by the coding sequence ATGTTTAGGTTCCTCTCAAAGGTCTTTTTTATATCATACTTCTGTATCTCTTATTGTCTAAGCGCTTTTGGCTCCGAAGGAATCAGCATTTATAAGAATGAGATAAAGAAAGTTAGTATTCATACTGTTCAATGTTTTCCTATGGGGTGGGAAATGTCACCCCCTATTATTGAATTAAAAGGAGAAAATCAACTTCAGTTTTCCTTCGATGAAATTGGTAGAGATATTCAAGATTACTCCTATCGAATAATTCATTGTGATGCTGATTGGAAATCATCGGGTTTAAGTGAGTTTGACTATTTAGAAGGCTTTTCTGAAAATCAGATTCAGACTTATGAATTTTCTTTCAATACCAATGTTGACTACGTGCATTATTCGCTTAAGCTTCCCAATGACGATGTGAATTTGAAACTGTCTGGAAATTATATTCTTGAAGTCTATCAGGATTTTGATACCGAGAATGTTGTTCTTCGGCAACGCTTTATGCTTTTAGATTCTAAAGTGGAGTTAAAAGGTAAGGTAAAGCATCCTATAAGTATGGATCTCAGAAAGACCCATCAGGAAGTCTTGTTCAGTATTCTGCATCCAGGTTTCATGATTGATAATCCACAGTCTGATCTTACGGTTATTTTAAGGCAGAATGATCGATCGGATGGAAGTCAAATGAAGGTTCAGCCTGTGTTTATCCGTAAGGACGAAATGGTGTTTGATAATAATATGGCCTATGTATTTCCCGGGAATAATGAGTTCCATTATTTCGATTTAAAGAGTTTTCGTTATCAATCGATCTATATCCGATCTATTGAAAATATTGATAATGAAACTGTGGTAAATTTGAGCCCTGGGAAACTTCGCCAGTTTGATCCTTATATATATCGGAGAGATAATAATGGTATCTCTGTTGTTTCAGTAGATGAGAGAAAAGAACCGAGTACCGAAGCCGATTATGCACGTGTTGTTTTTACTTTGCCTTTTAAAAATGAGTTAAAACATGGCGATATGTACGTATATGGTGCTTTTAATAATTGGGAATGCAACGAGAACAATAGGATGGTTTACGATTATGATTTGAGGGCATATCAGAAAAGTATTTATTTGAAGCAGGGCTATTATAATTATGCCTACGCATTACTTGAAAAGGGGGCTAGTCAACCAGATCTGTCCTATATCGAGGGGAGTCATTGGCAGACTGAAAATGACTACATGATCTATGTCTATTATCATGATATTGCAAAAAATTACGATCGTTTAATTGGATATGAGACCTTGAACTCGACTAAGAATTTCTAA
- a CDS encoding Na(+)-translocating NADH-quinone reductase subunit A — MSEVKKIKKGLDIKLIGKADKVLEKADRSETFAIKPTDFPGLTPKLKVKVDAEVKAGSALFFDKYRPEINFTSPVSGKVVAVNRGERRKILEVIIQADNELQYEEFKKANPADLSREEVKEQLLKSGLWAFLRQRPYDVIANPADAPKAIHISAFDSAPLAADFDYLVEGEAEAFQMGLDALTKLTDGKVHLNINAQKTQSKVFTEAKNVVINKFAGVHPAGNVGVQIHKLDPINKGDVVWVIRPQEILFMGRLFQKGIYDVSRKIALTGSEVKKPSYYDTILGASVRNILKAQLKDDDKIRVISGNVLTGTQIPEDGFLGFYDSQITVIPEGDEYEFLGWALPGLKKFSMSKTFFSWLTPNKEYRLDANLHGEHRAFVMTGEYDKVLPMDVLPQQLIKSIMVEDIDQMEQLGIYEVAPEDLALCEFVCTSKINVQDIVRQGIDLMIKEMS; from the coding sequence ATGTCTGAAGTTAAAAAGATCAAAAAAGGCTTAGATATTAAGCTGATAGGAAAGGCTGACAAAGTACTTGAAAAGGCTGATCGTTCTGAGACATTTGCAATTAAACCTACCGATTTTCCTGGACTTACTCCAAAATTAAAAGTAAAGGTTGATGCTGAAGTTAAAGCAGGTTCTGCTTTATTCTTCGATAAGTATCGCCCTGAAATTAATTTTACCTCTCCGGTTAGTGGTAAGGTTGTTGCCGTGAATCGTGGCGAAAGAAGAAAAATTCTTGAAGTCATCATTCAGGCTGACAATGAATTGCAATACGAAGAATTCAAGAAAGCTAATCCTGCTGACTTATCTCGCGAAGAAGTTAAAGAGCAGTTGTTAAAATCAGGTTTATGGGCTTTCCTTCGTCAGCGTCCTTACGACGTTATCGCAAATCCAGCTGATGCACCCAAAGCGATTCACATATCTGCTTTTGATTCTGCACCGCTTGCTGCCGATTTCGATTATTTAGTTGAAGGTGAAGCTGAAGCTTTCCAAATGGGTCTTGATGCTTTAACGAAACTTACCGATGGAAAAGTTCACTTAAACATCAATGCACAGAAAACGCAGTCGAAGGTTTTCACTGAAGCAAAAAATGTTGTTATCAACAAATTCGCAGGTGTACACCCAGCGGGTAATGTTGGTGTTCAAATCCACAAACTGGATCCTATTAATAAAGGAGATGTTGTTTGGGTGATTCGTCCTCAGGAAATTCTTTTCATGGGTAGACTATTCCAAAAAGGGATTTATGATGTGAGCCGTAAAATCGCTCTTACAGGATCTGAAGTAAAAAAACCTTCATATTACGATACCATTCTTGGAGCTTCAGTTCGTAACATTCTTAAAGCTCAGCTTAAAGATGATGATAAAATCAGAGTCATCTCGGGTAATGTTCTGACAGGAACACAAATTCCTGAAGATGGCTTCTTAGGTTTCTATGATTCACAAATTACGGTTATTCCTGAAGGAGATGAGTACGAATTCTTAGGTTGGGCACTTCCAGGCTTGAAGAAATTCTCTATGTCGAAGACTTTCTTCTCATGGTTGACACCAAATAAGGAATACCGATTAGATGCAAACCTACATGGAGAGCACCGTGCTTTTGTAATGACAGGTGAGTACGACAAGGTATTACCTATGGATGTACTTCCTCAGCAATTGATCAAATCTATTATGGTTGAAGATATCGATCAAATGGAACAATTGGGTATTTACGAAGTAGCTCCAGAAGATCTTGCTTTGTGCGAATTTGTTTGTACATCAAAAATTAATGTACAGGATATCGTTCGTCAGGGAATTGATCTGATGATTAAAGAAATGAGCTAA
- a CDS encoding NADH:ubiquinone reductase (Na(+)-transporting) subunit B, with amino-acid sequence MKALRKFLDKKKPLFQKGGKFAKLQSSFEAFETFLYVPNTTSHTGTHIKDAIDLKRTMSVVVLALIPALLFGIYNTGYQHFLSLGQSAEFMDICIYGLIKILPIIVVSYVVGLGIEFAFAQMRGHQVNEGFLVSGMLIPLIMPVGAPLWMVAVSTAFAVVIGKEVFGGTGMNIWNPALVARAFFFFAYPSKMSGDVVWIAEKADSFSGATPLAHAATLVDATGNTATSIYTDHLSNVWDMFVGLIPGSIGETSTIAILIGAIILIASGIGSWKIMASVFVGGYTMGAIFNLVGANAYMELIPAWQHLIMGGFAFGAVFMATDPVSAAQTARGKIIYGFLIGFLAVLIRVLNAGFPEAMMLAILLMNTFAPLIDHYVVQGNIKRRLKRVKVNA; translated from the coding sequence ATGAAAGCATTAAGAAAATTTCTTGATAAAAAGAAACCCTTATTTCAAAAGGGTGGGAAGTTTGCAAAGTTGCAATCCTCTTTCGAGGCTTTTGAAACTTTCCTATACGTCCCTAATACAACATCACATACCGGAACACACATTAAAGATGCTATTGATTTAAAGCGTACCATGTCTGTTGTTGTATTGGCTTTAATTCCAGCTTTATTGTTTGGAATATATAACACCGGTTACCAGCATTTCCTTTCTCTTGGCCAGTCTGCTGAGTTTATGGATATCTGCATTTACGGTTTAATTAAAATCCTACCTATTATCGTTGTTTCATACGTAGTTGGTTTGGGTATTGAATTTGCCTTTGCACAGATGCGTGGTCACCAGGTAAACGAAGGCTTCCTTGTTTCAGGGATGCTTATTCCTCTAATCATGCCGGTTGGCGCACCTCTATGGATGGTTGCTGTTTCTACTGCATTTGCTGTAGTCATTGGTAAAGAGGTTTTTGGTGGTACTGGAATGAATATTTGGAATCCAGCTCTTGTAGCTCGTGCCTTCTTCTTCTTCGCCTATCCATCAAAAATGTCGGGTGATGTGGTTTGGATTGCTGAAAAGGCAGACAGTTTCTCTGGAGCGACTCCTTTAGCCCATGCTGCAACTCTAGTTGATGCAACGGGTAATACAGCAACTTCAATCTACACAGATCACCTTTCTAACGTTTGGGATATGTTTGTTGGTTTAATCCCTGGATCAATTGGTGAAACATCAACTATCGCCATTCTAATTGGAGCTATTATTCTAATCGCTTCAGGAATTGGAAGCTGGAAAATTATGGCATCTGTTTTTGTTGGTGGTTATACCATGGGAGCAATTTTCAATCTTGTAGGCGCCAATGCCTATATGGAGTTAATTCCAGCATGGCAACACTTAATTATGGGTGGTTTTGCATTTGGAGCTGTCTTTATGGCTACCGATCCAGTATCAGCTGCTCAAACTGCTCGCGGAAAAATCATCTACGGTTTCCTTATTGGTTTCCTAGCTGTGTTGATTCGTGTGTTGAACGCAGGTTTCCCAGAAGCTATGATGCTAGCAATTCTATTGATGAATACCTTTGCTCCTCTTATCGATCATTATGTGGTTCAGGGTAATATCAAGAGAAGATTGAAACGTGTTAAGGTAAATGCTTAA
- the nqrC gene encoding NADH:ubiquinone reductase (Na(+)-transporting) subunit C, whose amino-acid sequence MNTQSNTYTFLYAAIMVVIVAAVLSFTSLSLKGRQNMNKEIEKKQNILKAVNVASTPANAVELFDKYIVEAIIVNSEGEVKSNDKAETFKVDLKNENKKELSQRNLPVFIFNDTKVGEKLIIPVRGKGMWGPIWGFISMEPDRKTIYGATFDHQGETPGLGAEISKADFQKPFTGKQIFDDSNVFTSLKLEKGTASNNPHAFDAVSGGTVTSKGLEAMLQDNLSSYEKFLKSSK is encoded by the coding sequence ATGAATACTCAAAGCAATACATATACATTTCTTTATGCTGCCATCATGGTAGTGATTGTTGCGGCAGTACTTTCTTTCACATCATTGTCATTGAAAGGACGTCAAAACATGAATAAAGAAATTGAGAAAAAGCAAAACATTCTTAAGGCTGTGAATGTTGCTTCGACTCCTGCAAATGCGGTTGAGCTTTTCGACAAATACATTGTTGAAGCCATTATCGTAAACTCAGAAGGCGAAGTAAAATCAAATGATAAAGCTGAGACTTTTAAAGTTGATTTGAAAAATGAAAATAAGAAAGAACTTTCACAAAGAAATCTTCCTGTTTTTATTTTCAACGATACTAAAGTTGGTGAAAAACTAATTATTCCTGTTCGAGGAAAAGGAATGTGGGGACCAATCTGGGGATTTATCTCAATGGAACCCGATCGTAAAACCATTTACGGTGCCACCTTTGATCACCAAGGAGAAACGCCTGGTTTGGGTGCTGAAATCTCTAAAGCAGATTTCCAAAAGCCATTCACCGGGAAACAAATCTTTGATGATTCCAATGTTTTCACATCTCTAAAATTGGAAAAAGGAACAGCTTCTAATAATCCGCATGCATTCGATGCTGTATCTGGAGGTACTGTTACTTCAAAAGGTTTAGAAGCCATGCTTCAGGATAACCTTAGCAGTTATGAAAAGTTTTTAAAATCTTCAAAATAA
- a CDS encoding NADH:ubiquinone reductase (Na(+)-transporting) subunit D — protein sequence MSDKEPLFSAKNRKLLTNPLGSDNPITIQVLGICSALAVTAKLEPAVVMTISVMAVLALANVIVSLLRNTIPSRIRIIVQLVIVAALVILVDQILKAYAYDVSKQLSVFVGLIITNCIIMGRLEAFALGNRPWPAFLDGIGNAAGYGIILVIVAFFRELLGSGSLYGFQVIPQSFYDMGYQNNGLMILPPMALVTVGIIIWVQRSRNKALIES from the coding sequence ATGAGCGATAAAGAACCATTATTCTCAGCTAAGAATCGAAAATTGCTGACCAACCCCTTGGGTAGCGATAACCCGATTACCATTCAGGTATTGGGTATCTGTTCGGCCTTGGCGGTAACTGCAAAATTAGAACCAGCAGTGGTAATGACCATTTCAGTTATGGCTGTATTGGCACTTGCTAATGTTATAGTTTCATTACTTAGAAACACGATTCCATCACGTATCCGTATCATTGTTCAACTTGTTATTGTTGCAGCATTGGTAATCCTTGTAGACCAAATTCTAAAAGCTTATGCTTACGATGTAAGTAAACAACTTTCAGTATTTGTGGGTCTGATTATCACAAACTGTATCATTATGGGACGTCTTGAGGCTTTTGCTTTAGGTAACCGTCCTTGGCCTGCTTTTCTTGATGGTATCGGGAATGCTGCCGGATACGGTATTATTCTTGTGATTGTAGCTTTCTTTCGTGAATTATTAGGATCAGGAAGTCTTTACGGTTTCCAGGTGATTCCTCAATCATTTTACGATATGGGATACCAAAACAACGGTTTAATGATATTACCTCCAATGGCATTGGTGACTGTAGGTATCATTATCTGGGTACAAAGATCTCGTAACAAAGCTCTAATTGAGTCCTAA
- the nqrE gene encoding NADH:ubiquinone reductase (Na(+)-transporting) subunit E, whose product MENLINIFIKSIFIDNMVFAFFFGMCSYLAVSKTVKTSMGLGLAVVFVLGITVPMNYMLNKYILSEGALTWISDSMKDVDLSFLSFIMFIAVIASMVQLVEMIVEKFAPALYSSLGIFLPLIAVNCAILGGSLFMQERDYSTLAEATSFGLGSGIGWLLAIVGIAAIREKIRYSNIPAPLRGLGITFIVTGLMGIAFMSFMGIKL is encoded by the coding sequence ATGGAAAATCTGATTAATATATTTATCAAGTCGATTTTTATCGACAACATGGTGTTCGCATTCTTCTTTGGAATGTGTTCGTACCTTGCAGTTTCTAAAACTGTTAAAACTTCTATGGGACTAGGTTTAGCCGTAGTTTTTGTATTAGGAATTACAGTTCCAATGAACTACATGCTAAACAAATATATTTTGTCCGAAGGTGCTTTAACATGGATTTCTGATTCGATGAAAGATGTCGACTTAAGTTTCTTAAGTTTCATCATGTTTATCGCAGTAATTGCATCAATGGTACAATTGGTCGAAATGATTGTTGAGAAATTTGCTCCGGCACTTTACTCATCTCTAGGTATTTTCTTGCCACTTATTGCTGTAAACTGTGCAATTTTGGGTGGTTCTCTATTCATGCAGGAAAGAGACTATTCAACTTTAGCTGAAGCCACTTCGTTTGGTCTTGGATCAGGTATTGGTTGGTTACTTGCTATCGTAGGAATTGCAGCTATTCGTGAAAAAATCCGTTACTCTAACATCCCAGCTCCTCTTAGAGGTCTTGGAATTACATTTATTGTAACAGGATTAATGGGAATTGCTTTTATGAGCTTTATGGGTATTAAACTCTAA
- the nqrF gene encoding NADH:ubiquinone reductase (Na(+)-transporting) subunit F: MILLTTQGAVTGTSDSVVIGISIAIFLLVILVLVSILLFAKKKLTPSGEVTIDINDGDQKLVVEPGNTLLGTLGAAKIFLPSACGGGGTCAMCKCQVHDGAGSILPTETGYFTRKEAQNNWRLACQVKVKEDMTMSIPQEILGIKKWECEVVSNNNVATFIKEFVVKLPEGEILDFKSGGYIQIDVPKIDVDFKDMDIEEQYRGEWEQFKMFDLKMKNPEPTYRAYSMANHPAEGNIVMLNIRIATPPFDRVSGGWMNVNPGICSSFIFSRKPGDKVTVSGPYGEFFIKETNNEMMFIGGGAGMAPMRSHIFHLFHTVKTGRKATFWYGARSLKEVFYAEQFDAIAADFPNFEWHLALSEPQPEDNWEGPTGFIHQVIYDNYLSKHDEPEDVEYYLCGPPMMNSAVTNMLYELGVPDEMVEFDDFGS; this comes from the coding sequence ATGATATTATTAACAACACAGGGAGCTGTTACAGGCACAAGTGATTCAGTTGTTATCGGAATTAGTATAGCAATTTTCTTACTTGTAATCCTGGTCCTAGTTTCTATCCTTTTATTTGCAAAGAAGAAACTAACTCCATCAGGGGAAGTAACGATTGATATTAATGATGGCGATCAAAAATTAGTTGTTGAGCCAGGAAACACCCTATTAGGCACATTAGGTGCAGCAAAAATCTTCTTACCATCAGCTTGTGGTGGTGGTGGAACATGTGCAATGTGTAAATGTCAGGTGCACGATGGTGCTGGAAGTATTCTTCCTACTGAAACGGGCTATTTTACTCGTAAAGAAGCTCAAAACAACTGGCGTTTGGCTTGTCAGGTAAAAGTAAAAGAAGACATGACCATGTCTATTCCTCAAGAAATTCTGGGAATTAAGAAATGGGAATGTGAAGTGGTTTCAAACAATAACGTAGCAACCTTTATTAAGGAGTTCGTTGTTAAGTTACCAGAAGGTGAAATCCTTGATTTCAAATCAGGTGGATATATTCAAATTGATGTACCTAAAATCGATGTTGATTTTAAGGACATGGATATTGAAGAACAATACCGTGGAGAATGGGAACAATTTAAGATGTTTGATCTTAAGATGAAAAATCCTGAGCCAACTTATCGTGCCTATTCAATGGCTAACCACCCTGCCGAGGGAAATATTGTAATGCTTAATATTCGTATTGCAACCCCTCCTTTCGATAGAGTTAGTGGTGGTTGGATGAATGTAAACCCAGGTATCTGTTCATCATTTATCTTCTCGCGTAAGCCAGGTGATAAGGTGACTGTTTCAGGTCCTTACGGAGAATTCTTCATCAAGGAGACGAATAATGAAATGATGTTTATTGGTGGTGGTGCTGGTATGGCTCCAATGCGTTCTCATATCTTCCACTTATTCCACACTGTGAAAACAGGTCGTAAGGCTACTTTCTGGTATGGAGCACGTTCGTTGAAAGAAGTTTTCTATGCAGAGCAATTTGATGCGATCGCAGCTGATTTCCCTAACTTCGAATGGCACTTAGCTCTTTCAGAGCCTCAGCCAGAAGATAATTGGGAAGGACCAACTGGATTTATCCATCAGGTGATCTACGATAACTACTTGTCTAAACATGACGAGCCAGAAGATGTAGAATACTACCTATGTGGACCTCCAATGATGAACTCTGCAGTAACAAACATGCTGTATGAATTAGGAGTACCAGACGAAATGGTTGAATTTGACGATTTCGGTTCATAA
- a CDS encoding FAD:protein FMN transferase — MIKKIQLLVLAALLMFACQPSKKDYQFNEGYIWGTIYHIIYDNPKGNDLHEEIKVKMNEFDHSLSTYKPNSIISRVNNNDTTVILDHYFETVFKRSLEISKITNGAFDMTVAPLVNAWGFGFKNKLEPEDIPVDSLLQIVGYNKVSLQNHKVIKSDLRIMFDPSAIAKGYGVDVVADFLESKGISNYMVEIGGEIRVKGVSDKNRKWRVGIDRPIDDPSLQKREIQDVLSMEDGAMATSGNYRQFYIKDGKKYAHTIDPKLGYPVQHSLLSASVIAPDCMTADAYATAFMVLGLEKSKAIVEQDPNLEAYFIYADEEGKYQTYSSEKLKTLIIQ; from the coding sequence ATGATTAAAAAAATTCAATTACTGGTTCTGGCAGCTCTCCTAATGTTTGCTTGTCAACCATCAAAAAAAGACTACCAGTTTAACGAAGGTTATATTTGGGGTACGATCTATCATATCATTTACGACAATCCTAAGGGCAATGATTTGCATGAAGAAATTAAGGTGAAAATGAATGAATTTGATCATTCCCTATCAACCTATAAACCTAATTCTATCATATCAAGAGTCAACAATAACGACACAACTGTAATTCTTGATCACTATTTTGAAACCGTTTTTAAACGTAGTCTGGAAATTTCTAAAATTACGAACGGAGCTTTTGATATGACAGTAGCCCCTTTGGTTAATGCCTGGGGATTTGGTTTTAAAAACAAACTGGAACCCGAGGATATTCCTGTTGACAGTCTTTTGCAAATTGTGGGATACAATAAAGTTAGTTTGCAGAATCATAAAGTTATCAAATCCGATCTCAGAATCATGTTTGACCCAAGTGCCATTGCTAAAGGCTACGGTGTTGATGTGGTTGCTGATTTTCTTGAAAGCAAAGGAATTTCAAATTACATGGTTGAAATCGGTGGTGAAATCAGAGTAAAAGGCGTGAGTGATAAAAATCGAAAATGGCGAGTTGGAATTGATAGACCCATTGACGATCCTAGCTTGCAAAAAAGAGAAATACAAGATGTGCTTAGTATGGAAGATGGCGCTATGGCAACTTCAGGAAATTATCGTCAATTCTACATCAAAGATGGTAAAAAATACGCCCATACCATCGATCCCAAGCTGGGTTATCCAGTTCAACACAGCCTCCTGTCTGCTTCAGTAATCGCGCCTGACTGTATGACAGCCGATGCCTATGCCACAGCCTTCATGGTTTTAGGTTTGGAAAAAAGTAAGGCCATCGTTGAGCAAGATCCAAATCTGGAAGCCTACTTTATTTACGCAGATGAAGAGGGAAAATACCAAACTTATTCCAGTGAAAAACTAAAGACTTTGATTATCCAGTAG